A segment of the Babesia microti strain RI chromosome II, complete genome genome:
TGTATAGAGCTgatttttccaaattcaaattgtcaaGTTTGGACACTAGGGAGGTGTTAGATGCGGCGCTTTCAGAGAGCCTCTGATTCAAGTTGGATTCTGTCTCGcgcaaaattttaactatGCCATTGAGACGTTCTACTTCTGAATTGagtttatcaatttccCTCTTGGAAAGTgccaattcattttttgtgGCAGATATGATAGCATTGGTTTCTAGGAGACTCTGGTTTAGAGTGCTATTCTTTCGGTGTTCAAGTTCTGATTTGTTTATGCTGGAGGATAATTCACTTTCGATGGCTTCCAATTGTTTATCTCGTTCCGCAACTATCTCCTCTAGAGTTGACTTGCCGTATTTGAGCTCAGAAATTGCATTCTCGTAATCACACTATATTAACAAAGATATTTTTTTAGAAAAATAAACGTGCATGTAGAATGTTTCatggcaattttattggGTGACAATAACTAATTTGTACTTAACATCACtgtatgtatatattatttcgTTAATTGCAGAAATAATTCAAGATGAATGGTATAATCTTGTGGTGCATTATTTTCACTAACAGGATAAAAAATTGGCATAGACTTACCATTTGTTTGCTCAATACCATTATCTGTTCCCGCTTAGTTTGCAATTCTTTGTACAGATTCTCGATTTCCTGTTTGGCTATACAAATATCCGATTCATATCTAAACAACTTTTCCTCATATTCAGCCTCCCTAGTACTAAATGTTTGTTGGTAagtttttaaatttatcaattctTGCTGCAGTCCATCGATAGtatttgaatattgtgAACGCAATacttttatatttttttccAAATCCAATTTGTACTGGGTATACAATTGGTGTTGCAACCGATGATATTCCTGTTTAAGTTTATCAGCAAAGTTATAGAATACTTCTTTCTGTGACTCCTCCCAATTTGAAACTATGCTTAGGTCCTTTGCTAAGCATTTGGTTAGAGCTGTGTTATTGAGAGGATAGGAGTCCAATTGTTTGATCTGCTCTAGATGTTTAAAGTTCTCCCGCTGGTTGAATGGGAGCgaattgaattgtttgtGCTCGAACTGCTTGGCTTCATATAATTTGGTTTTTTCATTTACtttatataattggttATCATTGTGAGAGAGTAATGAGTTTACACAACCGTAATTGCTGGCACTAGTATTTATAGGGTTAGAAAAAAAATGGCCGTTGCCATTTGCCGATTTAATTGGTTCAATTCCATATTTACAAAGATTACAAGGGAATACATCCGTATTGACTACATTATTTGTGGCGCTTTTTGTGAgatgtgtaaattgtttattgtCGTTATAGAGTAGAGGTGTGTTCAAATCTGTAAGGGCTGGCGGGTACTTTAGTTGACCTGACTGGAATAGATCATCCGTTTCTTTGAGAATACCCAAAAGGCGAGAGTCTATCGCCTCATGTGTCAGATGATCCATTATTGATCCTGCACTTTATTGCCCCGGTTACATGCTagtatttttgtataaccTACTCACCTGTTCGCCTCCAGTCATATCGAAGGGCCTAACACATGCGCACAAGTTATCTGAATAGCATATAATGTgtatatactatactatactatactatactatgAGTCTACATGTGTACATTAATATTTGGTTAGTAAATcataaatgatgaattaaGGCTAAGACACTTTACCCTGTTTGACACCCCAAAGGTACCAATATAGCAATATACCCAACTGAATCAATCAAGCCTTACCGGATGTCCAGTAACCGAAAATAGACACCAGAATAACACGTTTCCAAGTGTCTTATTATTCTTAAactgtataaatattgctTTACCCTTTCAATTTTTGTGAGTTTCAGTAATGGTATTTGGCCTAAATGAGTAACAACTTGCCCATCATGAACCAGAAGACGTAACCTGTCCATCCAAGGCCCAGTGGAACTGATATTAGATACTCGTGTAAAGCCGCGGATAAGgtaaatacaaaaaattgtataccAAGACTTGAAAATCCTCTGCGAGTGAGGGGCATACCAATATGCCGTTTAACAAATTGGTGAACGGGCAAATTCCATTTAATCCAGTACTCGGAAAATGATGATGCATTCCACCAATCCTGTATATATAGTGTGATATTTTGATGAACAATGCAAAGGTATTGTTTATTAACATGTAACCCATATATAGTTCGTTAATATAATGCGAATAGTTCTTACATCGTAAAATTTGCGATCTCCAAACCTAGTAATTTCAGCCAAAATGTTGAACCAGTGGTGGAAAAATGTTACAAACATAATCAGCCagcaataaaaaattggtaGTGATAGTATAATCATCTAACTCAAAAAATCATGTTACCCGATCTATTATGTGTGCTGCAACGTGTATAAAGTTTGCCGACTTAAATTCTTCCATAGTGAATGTGTTTTTTACAGTCAATATTATGTACTGATCAGCGATGATCCTGTATCACAAAGTTAGTTACTTTAGTACAACTAGCAAAAACACCAATTCCACAGCATGACGAAACAATCTGAACCAATTAATGCTCAATGTACGGGGGTAAAAGAACTAAATAAGCATAGAAATACTTGGAAACATATTGTAGGCATTGCCATAAATTCGTATACGCTATACAATGTCAAACACTTTGGGTACATGCTGGCTGCTTTAGATTCCTATATCACATATTTTTGTACCCCAATATTGACGCAAACTTCATTCATATCATCTccatatctaaataaatggGGAAAATTACGCTAAAGCTCTTCTGCAATCATAACAAACATGATGCAATGAATACGTTTTTAGAGTCCACACAACGGACGTAAATAGCACAAATGCTGATATTGTTGGATCGCTGGGGTATTGTAACACTGTTAGAAAGGGGTATACTAGTAGAATTATCATGTTTAGCGCCTGTAATAACATTATCGGTAGCGTGAGTGGGTTGTCTGATAATGGTGCCAAGTATCGCTCAATCATCCAAGCATGGACAATAGATATATTCATCTGGATAACTCATAAAAATAACCTTTAATGCACATTTGAAAAGTGGTACATGTTCCTTAATCACCTTAGATGTGGCAGGCACTGTGATTATTAATCCTGAATAAAAGAGTTCCATTACCATATTTAAGTAAATTGACAATAACCATTCTAAAATTCATAACCACTAATAGTATAAAGGCCAGATTTGCAAATCCTTTCAAATTTAGGTGTTTAGTACCCGTTGAAAGTAAACTTTTACGATATTCAGTGTGCAAACGGTTGTGTAGTGGCCTGTGTTAATATATGTTAGtcaaacatattttttggtATATAATAGAGTTACCtggatttatatatataatcttGTGATTCTATGGGATGATAATGATCTTCTTGGTGTCGCTGAGATGGTAGAGAGTAGGATCTCATTGTAGATGTAGACTGAGAGTATATTGATTCAgttttatataattcattttcaaatgtCTCTTCATTTCTAGATATTCTAAACACATTTTTCTCTCCTAAAATGCGATTTTTCAGCATATTGAGGGTTCGAACGTGAAAATGCGATGTTTCTCTTATGGTACGTCTTCTcatcatatttatttgtcCATTTATAAGaatttatgaatatattcgAGTTAAAGGTACATATTACAGACtaaatgtacaaaatttgtatacacAGTTTGAGCCAAGTGTCAGAACCCCCTAATCAATCCGTCTGTCACAACATGTTCCCAGCACTAGAAAAACTTGAATGCAGTTTTTGATTGATATGTGTACTACAATgtattttcaataaaaaattattcttTTTATTGGTTGTTTATCAATTTGGGAGGTTTAACTGTGGAATCTATTACCCAGAAATGGGCATTCCAAAATTcttcatttattatatcatctgTCACAAGTTCTACATTTGCATTTAGTTCGGTTAGTGTGTTTATTTCATAATCTTCAATCTTTAAATCTATTTCTTGCTGCGATTCTATAGTTTTATTGTCCAAGAACGTGGTAGACGATGTCTCACTGCCCATGGCCTTATTATCCAGGTTAGTTGACTTGCGTATGAGTGTTGAACCCTTCTTGAACAGATTTGGTAGGTTATTATAGTTCAACTGGAAAGTGTTGAAGAgcaaatcatttttgaagTTTTTGTCAGTACCCTTTAGGATCTGGTATGCTTGGTCCGTCGTTTTACCTTGGGCTACTAAACACCAGAAGGCACTGTTGTATTGATTATTCACATGGCCTATATGAATCAACTTTTGAACAAAAAATGGGAATATAATTCGTAAACATCAAAAAGGTTATCATTGTTGTGACATACAATCAACCTGGCGCCACCTAAAGTAGTCCTTTACATGTTCAATCAATGGATAAGAAACTATTCTCCCGTCAAAAGATGGTGGATATTTTAGTGTAcatgtgaaatatttgtgcCAATTGTAAACATAAGCTGAAGTAAAAATTGACACTATGCCcgttattattttttcccTTCTCctattgtataatttgcTGTCTGCACGTAGCAAGAAactacataaaattttacttaCCTATACTCATCCGAGTGTCCATAAGCAAGAGTTATATCTGAAAACTCGCGAAAAACCGCTTCAGCGGCTTTATTTGCTAAAGCCAAAGCTTTTGGTTCATTTGGTTTCCTGAAATTATGTGATTTGGAAAACATTCCAAAGTGTCTGCCGTCTACGCGGATTATGAGCCAAGTATATGGAGGTAgaatatcatcattttcgAATGattttacataattgtAACAGGAGttcatttaattgttttattatttatagtgCATAATTCAGTTGTATTCTAATGTGTGGTTACAATTAGGCTATGATGTGTGATATATTGTGTTTATACGTGATTGTTCACACACTAAAATGTGCTATactgttattaatttaattattctACTGTTTACGCCTTTCGTAATTCTTGGGAATATAAATGAGGTGTTAGAATCTTGCTTTGTTGTTCCAAAGTACATTTGCATTGGTACTAACCCTCGCTAATGTAGCGCAAGGGgacaaatataatattttgggGCTTAATCCATCTGAAATTGGACTTATCGCATGGTGGGCTTTCGATCATTCTATAATATTAGACAGTACTGCACATGCAAATCACTTAAACCAAAAATTTCCTCACGGACCGCCTGCCTTAGGTCATGGCCACAGTCTGCATATCATAAGTTCGTTTAGTCCGCTAAAAATATCGCTACGCAATCCTAGCGCAATAAGAAATTTTACCGTATCTTTTTGGTTGTATCTTCTCACCAATAGTTCATTATACTTCTCCAACTTGATCTCTAAAGGGTATTAAAGTTATTGATCTAGAAATTACAATTCGCAAACATTCACAATTATGCTCTACCCGGATAACAGATTATCAGTACGAATATCAACAGAAACCAATGTATCGGAGGGCATCCCTAGCAATTCAAGATTACCAACACTAAGATGGACTTTTGTCACAGGTAAACACATAACAACTTATTTAGTTGCAGTTAGTAATTATAGACTAGAGATTTACATAAATGGTACACTTGACAACTTTCTGgtatatgttatattatttagatattggATTCTCTGCCAGTTTCGAACGACGAACAGTTGGTAATTGGTCCATTCAATTCACCATCTTATCAAGTAAATGACATCTTAGACAGGCTTACATGGATGAATTGAAGATTTACAATCACAAGCTACCATCACATTACATATCATCAATGTCCAATGTTGGATTGACAGGATTTGCACCCAATCTAAGCGTTGTGGTTGGATGTCACAAgtgtaaatttaatgaGGCTAAAAAACCTGGGTTTTGCCCAGAAAATTACTTTTTATGTACCACTGAgcaaatttacatttatgcTGCTCATATTGCCAGGGTTAACGGCTGGCTTTTAGGGAATGACCAGATTTGGCATTCAGATACAGTGCCACTTGATAAATCGGAGGAAAGACTGAGTCTTTGTTGTGCTAAAGATTACAGTTaacattttttgataattgtatttgtttataacgataaatttatttaaagcgtcaaaatttgtcaaattaataaaagGGTGAATCTTTGTACTAGGGAATTAATATAGTGTTAACAGTGTAACTACCTGCCTTGTATTTAGAAAATGGTGACACTTCCACCTTATTATTCCCAAGAGTCGTGTTATCCGATATATGAAAGTAAaagtttaatttatagtAAAAGGCAATATCATCCCAATTGAAGCTAGGTTCAAGATATGGTATGTGTAACGTTAAAGAAGTTGAATCATAGGAACTGCAGTATATGAAGCGTTTTAATACCGTTTTATTGTAAATCTTTTTGTAAGGTGGCGTCACAACCTTTTGTAGACAGTGAACTgacaaaaatgaattttcaGATTCACCACCTTTAACAGATCTATTAGGATCATCTAAATCTAGTCGATATGCTTCGTGTGAGGTGAGAGATATTCGTACTAATTTCAGCGTATACTTGTCGCTATAAAACTcaaaatccatttttaGTAACGAATTAAGCTTgataatcaaattgttatcaGAATCCGCAATGACACAATTGTCAGTTccatataatttgatagTACATAGGTCAATACCGTTCGATCCAATTTTAAGGAGGGAAAAATCAGTAATAATTGCATGCATTTTTCTTTGTTCCACCAGTGTCTCATAATCTAGCAAGTCTCCATAATTCAAGTCTACTTGATTAGGCAGATCCACAGCCTCCACGCCTTGCAATAAGAAGttgtatatgtattttttgaaatttgcTGCCCCAATCCCTTCATAATCAAACCCACTATCTTCATTCATCAGCAACCACCaatcatatattttgtTGTACAACTCAGAGCTGTCACCGTTATCATCATCAGCGTTAGTTATATTGGATATGACAGTTCTAATTGGCAAATATGACCGATCCATTGTAGGTAATTTACTACTGAGTGCTCCAATTAGAGTGAATGGGAATTGCAAATATATGCGCTGaaaatttccatttttGTAGTGTTGCGCGGATAAACACGTGgagtatttaattttagtgtatttgccaaaaaagGAAGGAGGTAGAAATGGCGGCAATCTGATTTTCagtttatatattttgtcCACAAAATTGTTGTCTTCAGTCGATATGGAAGGCTCTATAAGTGCAGCATCGGTCGAGAATATTAGCCTTAAACGATCATCTATTTTATAAAGACAGAAATAAGGTATAAATTAAACGTGTTATTAACAAGTGGGAATTTCACACATTTTCacaaatgtataataaaaattgacaatatcGTTCGGCAGGTATTTAAaaacatataaaattgcactagcaaaaattttgtaacataatattgagatattttataacatttaGATGTTAGGTTAgataatgtcaaattttttggcaGCTAAAAACATACATTTAGTTATTACCCATACAAATTCTATCGTTTACATACctttattaatattatcaagtTCCGCAGTTAAAAAAGGGAAGGTTACGCATTCCTTAGAAAAACTAATTTCAAAttctaaatataataacagATACCTTTAGCTTCTGTATCCCCATTAAGTATTTTTGATGAGAAAATTGCGATTCCGTACAAGTAAATCGATATGCAATGAAGAGTTGAACTCAAACCTTGCAATTCCGAACGTCTAAATGTGACATTCAGTAATAATTCATCTCCACTCAAAAAGTATTGTTTAGAGTACTGAACTTTTACATTGAATCCGCAAAATTCCTTATGATCAATTAACTTTGAACGGATATCGATATCACTCATTCAATAGCGACACTACCACACCACAGGTCACATCGTTTTAGCATGCCTTCATATAAAGATACAGGGGTATATGAACtccataaataatatggATCAATATGTgaactaaatatatattgaaattaaaattttgaataacCCAGTCAACAtactattaatataatattagttgtcaatttttataatacactaatataaattaataggTAACATAACTTTtgtaaatacatatttttcGCCttaaatcaaaaataagtTCTATATCTCAATAAAAGTGCAAAACTATTCACGTGAGGTGTACAAAGCAGGCACATTTACCCAAATATACCAGTAATCAtctttaaaaataaaaactcTAACTCGCATAGCTCGTAAAATTAAAGTTATTAGTGTAAATTGCATGCTATCTCAGGTTTGCACTGGGAATGGAATACGTGCCCACAGAGGAAAATACGCATCTGGTCATCTACCTTTAAGGTTCTATTACATCCGCCACATATGTTTGAGAATGGTAAATGACTTgttttgtcaaattcattatttttgccAACCAAGATACCTCTAGACAATGATTCCATCCTTTTGGCAACTTCAATGTCCAAACTTTGTCTTGCAAGTTGTAATGCTTCTATAAAAACGCCCCTCTTCATATCCAATGATCTCAGTATCTTCCTAAAAAGTTCAATGACATAATTGTTGGTATCTGAATCTAGTTTATCTGGGtacttttccaaatatCTTATATATCTACCTATTAGATCTGGGTGTTCGGCAATATCTAGTCCATATCCTGATAATTTGGCAAGCgatttactaatttttgatatgaCATAGTTACAATAAGGATTTTTATTGTCATTAGGGATTGTTTTGGGATGATTTGTGAGTAAATCTATCCACTTTAAAAGGAGAGAATGGTCGCTAATTTTACCTATGGCCCGAATTGTAATCTCTACCATTTcatcaaaatcatcaactCCATCCAGTGACGCTTGTATATTCCCAGCCCTCTCCATTAGATACGATTTTACTTCAGGGAATGGGTATTTATCACTTGCTACAGAGAGACACTTTTTAATGTCGATCTTTGGCTCCTTTTTAAGTAGTGGAATCAATCTCTTACACTTGCGTTGGCATAACAGTTCCAGTAGGTGGTCAAACCGGTCAAATTTGCCGAGCTTATCTTTGAGATTCTTCATCAGCAAAATGTATACATCAGCCTGCAATTCTGGATAGTCATGCAGAGAATCTAGTAAAGTATCTGCCATATCAGGTATATTGGTCAAGACTCccatatttatcataaGCTTCATAGATTCATTAGACAGGGTGTAAAACAAAACCCGCCTGACAACCTGTGTGTTTAGTTCTTTTAggatttgtatattttttataacaCTCCAAGTGAGGAGGTGATGCAGTTGCCTTGGCGAAGTAATTTCTGGTTCATCAGTCGTGTCATCTATCTCAACAAAGCTAAAGTGGTGTagcaaaaaatttgtgaGATTATCCCTATCTAGAAGTTTGAATATGTCGTCAAACATGGACAAAGCTTCGAAAATTATCGACTTATCTTCAATGGTTAGTTGGAGTGGCAATTTTGATATGGTAAACAGTTGATCTGGTGGTGATGGAAAAGGGATAAGCTGTTTCACCATCAAACCCAATAATGAAAGAAGGTAACCATGATAACATTTGCAAGGATAAGTAATGTCAAAATTgtgtaatataaaaaaattccCAAATGAAATTCTTTCATTTCTAGTATCATATAACACATTTTCGTCGTTATATTTCATGTAGTCCGGGGTCAACTTTTCCAGTTGATGGATTGGACAATTCCCAAAATAATGGTGGTTTACAATGTTAAAACTCTCACAATTTGATCTTATATTGTCATTATATAGCATAATCGGCGACTGGTATATATGTAGCAAATCATCCCACTTGTCAAATGAATGATCAAGATTGTTACCCATCACGTGGTATATCATGAAAGATAGTGCATACAGTTTGTAAGCATTTtcataatatacaatcttGTATGCAATCACTTCTGGGTCTGATAATTTGTCGGTTTCCAAGTTGTATGAATTATAATGCGATTTTAGAACGGGGTGGTACTTATCGTTGTGAATGGAAAATTCAAACCAATCACCAGGAGCTAACAATATTGCCTCCGTCAGCACGGGATGGAGTAATGTATTTTCAGTGTATGTAATGTGATCCGTGACATTTTCGCTGCCAAATGACATAATAAGTATGACCCTAAGGGAATTGATGAAGGTATCCTTATAGGTAGCATTGGCAAAATAACCCACCTCATCTTCAGTTACACAACTATTGTATGTAGTATAATCGGTGACAGACCAAAGGCTGACAAAGGTATTAGCAAGGCAATTATTCTTATATAGCCTAGGCGGAGGAATCAGTTGTAGAAGCGCCTTCTTCAGCTTATGAAAAGTGGCAGTATAATGTTTTTCGAATGTTGACTCTCTTATTTTAACAAGTTGCAACGCCAAAGTGTCAAATAAGTAAACAAGCGAATCACAAGTTAAATCCTTCATCTTGAGCTTCACTAATATGTCCCAAAGCTCAAATTCAATAGCCAAGTTTTGCAGTGGTTCTGATTCTAGCGAAATTGGCAGTGTTGGATCATTTAATGCAAAATCTGAGATATTGCGCAACAATTTCAGAATGAAATAATACCTCAGCATTGAATCAGTGGGATTTTTGCACATGAAGGAAGTGTTGTTTGGGTTGATGAACGTTGAATTCGGCTCTAACATTTCACCTGTGTTGAGTTCGTTTAAAGAATTTCGTATTAGAGCAACTATGGCTTCAGTTAGCGGTAATCCAAGGGTGAAGGGTTGCATATCATCGTCTCGTGTGTTAATTCCAGATATTTTGTGTGGTTCTTCAGAAATATCACCATGTAAATTCTGTGATTTATGCGGTTTATCAGAATTTGGGTCATTGAAGCATGGAGGCGTGCACCCGTGTACTGTGTACTTAATTAAAGTATctaaaaattgtgaaataaataaattggagAGAGAGATGCCATTGAAGGATCTGAAAAGGAGACCCACAAGCTCATTGTACATATTAGTGCTCATACAGGATTCTATAAGTATATTACACAAACTTTTCAATGGCTCTAGGCGTAGATCAGAAATAAATAGTTCAGTTATACCCAACTCCTTTTTCATCTTAACTGCCTGGGCACATGATTGGTGTAGTATATACagtaacaatttttgaGCGTCCAATTGGTATCTATTGGACTGGAATTCAAGTAGTCTTGGCAGCTTATTTTGGTATATTCCGGAAAGTAAGCGGagtgattttgaaaattttttattgaatGCTAGTTTACACAGTATATTGTACCACGAAGATATTACGAACAAATGCAATTTTCCAGAGTAAAAGACGCAAACATGaccaaatttacacaaaaaaCTGTCAATTGGAATTGTCTTTCTGGTAATATTTGCGGAATTTGCTATAGAGTTTACGGTAGccacaaattttttacaacCTTTTTCCTCTACATTCATCTCACTAACGCAACAACACACTAGGGGTATGGAAGCATTAGTTGCAAATTCCTGTAAGTCAACTATGCAATCACTACTCCCcccaaatttgacaattgtCAGTTTATCATTATGTCCCAATACTTGGAAGAAATGAATAGAACCTTTAAGATCCAGAGCCACTACAATACTGAGAGATAACCTTTTGAGTGAAATTATCTCATTGGGGATGTTGAATTGTGATACTTTGTTATAGGTGATAATGTTTCCACTAGGAGATATGAGGTATATCTTATTTAGATCAATAACAAATAACACAGACTGAAAAGTAGACGCCGACCTGAGCCATACCCCTCTCGATTCTCCATCAAAAATGCTGGTATTTTGTTGAAAATCGCCTGAGTAACATTCATTAGTTGTGTATTTGGCGGTTCGATTAATAGTTATCGTGTTTACCAAGTTAATGGACTTGTTTTTACTGTAACTCATCATATGGACGAACCCAGGTTGGAATATGCTGAAGTTGAATGTATCCTTTTGGCGCTTGTCGTTGTCATTGGAAGTGTGTGTTGTAggttttttattatcagCCAGGGTAATTATTTCCAAATCAATCTCTGTTGATACCATTCCTGGCTGAAAAATCAGTGATAGGTTGTGAAATGGCAAAGACTCTACCATTGTCAATTTATAAGATAAGACAGTGGTCGTTATagaaaaaatacataacGAATATTCGGTTGTGGTAAAACCCTTGCATATTGAAATAAACAAATCCCAGTTAGTCTTGTTTAGGCACTCAATATTGAGTGGTATTTTAGGGAAGGACGTACTAGCGACAGAATTTAAATACTCTGTGCCTGGTTTTTTTGTTTGTGATTCATTTATACCGCGCAGAAAGCTGAGGCCCTGAATTAATCTTTGTTCTTGTTTCTCCGCCATTCCTAACTGTAAAAGTTGAATTACGCCGTTTTGATGGCCTGTTAATAACCATTTTGAATCTCTGGAGATGCATATACATGTTATGGCAGCTGATGGTGATGAAGGGGTGTATAGTTTTTCAGTAAAGCTTTGCGGTGGTTGGAAAGAGTCTAATGGATTGCATATTATCTCACCGCTAGCAGTGCCtaagtatatttttgatgaatttgttgcGATACACGTTATTTCGGCGGGTAGTTGAGTATCGTATGACTTTTTTACAAAGGGTATTGACTGGGTTATATGTTGGATGtcttgataataataatgtgtaTAATCTGTggcattaattttattttcaaaatttacaagCGTTTGAATCGATGTTTTTAGGTAATTACAGTTTCTGTAAGCATCCTCTTCTGGAAATAATTGCTCCACATTGTATAGGATAgatttgtcaatttgtaattcCGTATCTCTGTTATTGGTGTCAATAAAGGCAGATCCATTAACAATATCCAGTGAAGCTGTTAGTGGATATTTGTTATCATCTACTTCTTGGTCGCTTTCCTTCGTGTAAGTATAGACCATGTCATTGGTGTCCTCCTTCTCAATCTGCTTCTCTACATCCTCAATGGCCTGTTCAAAGTCCTTTTCTGAAGAGATATTCGATAATATTAGTACGTTTGAATTATCCAAGGTCACTTCTGAATCTGACTCTAatgcatttttaattaattcagtGTCCAAGCACTGGTAATTGCCACCCATTATAGCATAGCTAAGTATAATTATTCTCTACATTTAAGTATGTAAATACATGAATACGTAATTAGAAATGTGGCAAATTGTGTTACTAATGTGTATGTTGCATTGTGgaattatattgataaatctCAAACCCAAGCATACTGCTTATGACCCCCTACACTATGTGCAGCTTAACCCTGTAGCCTAGAGCTGTCATTGAATGGGTATAGCATGcgaatttttttaaaaatcaaaaaaataatctAGTCATAATAGTAAATAAATCTAACAAATGGTACTGTCAAGATCGAACAACTGGTATCCAAAATGATTTTGTGTAACTAACGTGtatcaataaattgacTATTAGTGTTACtctgtatatataattgtagtatatatgtaattgattgtgaattattgaataaatatgtttatatgACCATGACAGTTAGTAATAATTcatgtttaataattcacGTACACATAATAGATTCCATACCAAACTTC
Coding sequences within it:
- a CDS encoding hypothetical protein (overlaps_old_locusTagID:BBM_II00710) — translated: MGGNYQCLDTELIKNALESDSEVTLDNSNVLILSNISSEKDFEQAIEDVEKQIEKEDTNDMVYTYTKESDQEVDDNKYPLTASLDIVNGSAFIDTNNRDTELQIDKSILYNVEQLFPEEDAYRNCNYLKTSIQTLVNFENKINATDYTHYYYQDIQHITQSIPFVKKSYDTQLPAEITCIATNSSKIYLGTASGEIICNPLDSFQPPQSFTEKLYTPSSPSAAITCICISRDSKWLLTGHQNGVIQLLQLGMAEKQEQRLIQGLSFLRGINESQTKKPGTEYLNSVASTSFPKIPLNIECLNKTNWDLFISICKGFTTTEYSLCIFSITTTVLSYKLTMVESLPFHNLSLIFQPGMVSTEIDLEIITLADNKKPTTHTSNDNDKRQKDTFNFSIFQPGFVHMMSYSKNKSINLVNTITINRTAKYTTNECYSGDFQQNTSIFDGESRGVWLRSASTFQSVLFVIDLNKIYLISPSGNIITYNKVSQFNIPNEIISLKRLSLSIVVALDLKGSIHFFQVLGHNDKLTIVKFGGSSDCIVDLQEFATNASIPLVCCCVSEMNVEEKGCKKFVATVNSIANSANITRKTIPIDSFLCKFGHVCVFYSGKLHLFVISSWYNILCKLAFNKKFSKSLRLLSGIYQNKLPRLLEFQSNRYQLDAQKLLLYILHQSCAQAVKMKKELGITELFISDLRLEPLKSLCNILIESCMSTNMYNELVGLLFRSFNGISLSNLFISQFLDTLIKYTVHGCTPPCFNDPNSDKPHKSQNLHGDISEEPHKISGINTRDDDMQPFTLGLPLTEAIVALIRNSLNELNTGEMLEPNSTFINPNNTSFMCKNPTDSMLRYYFILKLLRNISDFALNDPTLPISLESEPLQNLAIEFELWDILVKLKMKDLTCDSLVYLFDTLALQLVKIRESTFEKHYTATFHKLKKALLQLIPPPRLYKNNCLANTFVSLWSVTDYTTYNSCVTEDEVGYFANATYKDTFINSLRVILIMSFGSENVTDHITYTENTLLHPVLTEAILLAPGDWFEFSIHNDKYHPVLKSHYNSYNLETDKLSDPEVIAYKIVYYENAYKLYALSFMIYHVMGNNLDHSFDKWDDLLHIYQSPIMLYNDNIRSNCESFNIVNHHYFGNCPIHQLEKLTPDYMKYNDENVLYDTRNERISFGNFFILHNFDITYPCKCYHGYLLSLLGLMVKQLIPFPSPPDQLFTISKLPLQLTIEDKSIIFEALSMFDDIFKLLDRDNLTNFLLHHFSFVEIDDTTDEPEITSPRQLHHLLTWSVIKNIQILKELNTQVVRRVLFYTLSNESMKLMINMGVLTNIPDMADTLLDSLHDYPELQADVYILLMKNLKDKLGKFDRFDHLLELLCQRKCKRLIPLLKKEPKIDIKKCLSVASDKYPFPEVKSYLMERAGNIQASLDGVDDFDEMVEITIRAIGKISDHSLLLKWIDLLTNHPKTIPNDNKNPYCNYVISKISKSLAKLSGYGLDIAEHPDLIGRYIRYLEKYPDKLDSDTNNYVIELFRKILRSLDMKRGVFIEALQLARQSLDIEVAKRMESLSRGILVGKNNEFDKTSHLPFSNICGGCNRTLKVDDQMRIFLCGHVFHSQCKPEIACNLH